A region of Saccharococcus thermophilus DNA encodes the following proteins:
- a CDS encoding FAD-dependent oxidoreductase, whose protein sequence is MIQLKKPNVVILGAGYGGLMTTVRLQKLVGVNEASITLVNKHDYHYETTWLHEASAGTLHHDRVRYPISSVIDRSKVNFVKDTVVKILPDEKKVLMKNGELTYDYLVIALGFESETFGIKGLKEYAFSIANVDAARQIREHIEYQFATYNTEEEKKDERLTIVVGGAGFTGIEFLGELVNRVPELCREYDIDPHKVRIICVEAAPTALPGFDPELVEYAVSQLERKGVEFRIGTAIKECTPDGIIVAKGDDVEEIKAGTVVWAAGVRGSRVIDESGFEAARARVKVDPFLRVPGHEEIFVVGDCSLVINEETNRPYPPTAQIAMQQGELCAKNLAALIRGKGELQPFKPDIKGTVCSLGHDDAIGVVFGKKMWGTKASFMKKVVDNRALYLIGGSSLVMKKGKFKFF, encoded by the coding sequence GTGATTCAATTGAAAAAACCAAATGTTGTAATTTTAGGTGCTGGTTATGGTGGATTAATGACAACAGTACGTTTACAAAAACTTGTCGGGGTCAATGAGGCGAGCATTACATTAGTAAACAAACACGACTACCATTACGAAACGACATGGCTTCATGAAGCATCTGCTGGGACGTTGCATCATGATCGCGTTCGTTACCCAATCAGCAGTGTCATTGACCGCAGCAAGGTGAATTTTGTTAAAGACACGGTTGTCAAAATACTTCCGGATGAAAAGAAAGTATTAATGAAAAACGGAGAACTTACTTATGACTATTTAGTGATTGCGCTTGGATTTGAATCCGAAACATTTGGCATTAAAGGGTTAAAAGAATACGCTTTTTCAATTGCTAATGTCGATGCGGCAAGACAAATTCGAGAACATATTGAGTATCAATTTGCGACGTATAATACGGAAGAAGAAAAGAAAGATGAACGCCTGACGATTGTCGTCGGCGGAGCTGGATTTACCGGTATCGAGTTTTTAGGAGAATTGGTTAACCGTGTTCCTGAATTGTGCCGCGAATATGATATTGATCCGCATAAAGTTCGCATTATTTGCGTCGAGGCAGCGCCGACTGCGCTCCCTGGCTTTGATCCGGAACTGGTGGAATATGCAGTCAGCCAATTGGAACGTAAAGGGGTTGAATTTAGAATCGGCACGGCGATTAAAGAATGCACTCCGGACGGCATTATTGTCGCTAAAGGAGATGACGTCGAGGAAATTAAAGCTGGTACGGTCGTATGGGCGGCTGGCGTGCGCGGAAGCCGCGTCATCGATGAATCCGGTTTTGAAGCGGCGCGTGCCCGTGTGAAAGTAGACCCATTTTTGCGTGTTCCAGGACACGAAGAAATTTTTGTTGTCGGCGACTGCTCTCTTGTCATTAATGAAGAAACAAACCGTCCATATCCGCCGACAGCGCAAATTGCTATGCAACAAGGCGAACTATGTGCGAAAAACTTGGCCGCGCTGATCCGCGGGAAAGGAGAACTGCAGCCGTTTAAACCTGATATTAAAGGAACCGTCTGCTCCCTTGGACATGACGATGCGATTGGGGTTGTATTCGGCAAGAAAATGTGGGGAACAAAAGCAAGCTTTATGAAAAAAGTGGTTGACAACCGTGCCCTTTATTTAATCGGCGGTTCTTCTCTTGTCATGAAAAAAGGAAAATTTAAATTCTTCTAA
- a CDS encoding NUDIX domain-containing protein, protein MGEKRGNVWIAAAGLVINEADEWLVVKKKYGGLKGKWSLPAGFVKQGEMLDEAAMREIKEETGIDTEVIGFLGMRTGVIRDEVSDNMAIFLLRPHSHTISVQTDELFAAAFLSKQKLREDPHTSGLLRYLLELEPFSYFPPHDGLNPGEPFGYTKYRLYFKNS, encoded by the coding sequence ATGGGAGAGAAGCGTGGCAACGTATGGATTGCAGCCGCAGGCTTGGTAATCAATGAAGCGGATGAATGGCTTGTCGTTAAGAAAAAATATGGGGGATTGAAAGGAAAATGGTCGCTGCCAGCAGGATTCGTGAAGCAAGGAGAAATGCTTGATGAGGCGGCGATGCGCGAAATTAAGGAAGAAACAGGAATTGATACAGAAGTGATTGGGTTTCTCGGCATGCGTACAGGTGTCATCCGTGATGAAGTGAGCGACAATATGGCGATCTTTTTGCTCCGCCCTCATTCGCACACTATTTCGGTGCAAACGGACGAATTGTTTGCCGCCGCTTTTTTAAGCAAGCAAAAATTACGTGAAGATCCGCATACATCTGGGTTGTTGCGCTATTTATTAGAATTGGAGCCGTTTTCTTATTTTCCTCCTCATGATGGCCTGAATCCAGGAGAACCGTTTGGGTATACCAAATACCGGCTTTATTTTAAAAATTCGTAA
- a CDS encoding YuiA family protein, with protein MKHTDQTVCPYCEGHGYVQLLLGGSETCYGCLGKGTEKEKQTVSEN; from the coding sequence ATGAAACATACAGACCAAACCGTGTGCCCATATTGTGAAGGGCATGGATATGTCCAGCTGCTATTAGGAGGTTCGGAAACGTGCTACGGATGTTTAGGAAAGGGAACGGAGAAGGAAAAGCAGACGGTTTCTGAAAATTGA
- a CDS encoding YuiB family protein, translating into MQMSLPVVLISMLLFFVLFFGIGFLLNMLLRMTWIMAILCPIVFIFIIDDVPWTHYFTNPAASFAALKHKILSLALADILILSSGFVGALCAGFAIRKLRAKGYQMF; encoded by the coding sequence ATGCAAATGAGTCTGCCGGTTGTCCTAATTTCCATGCTTTTATTTTTTGTGTTGTTTTTCGGCATTGGCTTTTTGCTGAATATGTTATTGCGTATGACTTGGATCATGGCGATTTTATGCCCGATTGTATTTATATTTATTATTGATGATGTTCCGTGGACGCACTATTTTACGAATCCAGCGGCTTCTTTCGCGGCGTTGAAACATAAAATATTGTCGCTTGCTTTGGCGGATATTTTAATTTTAAGCAGTGGATTTGTCGGCGCGCTTTGCGCGGGATTTGCCATTCGCAAGCTGCGGGCGAAAGGATATCAAATGTTTTAA